A region of Maridesulfovibrio sp. DNA encodes the following proteins:
- a CDS encoding DegQ family serine endoprotease, with protein MKLKRNIGLLFLITVLILPVYAQADGLPSFVELAKKCGPAVVNINTVKMVEVGNPMDDFFKFHGKGGNNPFEEFFKQFNNRGNGNQPKQKRKTGSLGSGFIISQDGYVVTNNHVVASADEITVKLQNDGHEYPAKIIGRDKETDLALLKINVKKDLPFLQFANSEKAEVGEWVLAIGNPFGLGHTVTKGIISAKGRIIGAGPFDNFIQTDASINPGNSGGPLIDMKGRVIGINTAIIASGQGIGFAIPSNMAESVISQLKTDHKVSRGWLGVTIQDADAKTAKALGLKEEKGALVNSVNPGDPADKGGMKVGDVILEVDGEKIDDTNDLLRTVAALPPGKSINIQVWRKGREKNLRIVLGERSGHTVVAEAEKMSPKAAEENLDDLGLVVRRVNRKAEAESLGLERPEGLLVIEVMQGTPAEDAAVAVGDVILEANQHKVNSIKDLQKIINTEGKKRGLVMLLLKRQGHNIFRTLELKDK; from the coding sequence ATGAAATTAAAACGCAATATTGGATTACTTTTTCTCATCACTGTACTCATCCTGCCCGTCTACGCTCAAGCGGACGGTCTGCCTTCCTTTGTGGAACTGGCGAAGAAATGCGGTCCTGCTGTGGTCAACATCAACACCGTAAAAATGGTCGAAGTGGGCAATCCCATGGATGACTTTTTTAAATTCCACGGCAAAGGCGGCAACAACCCTTTTGAAGAGTTCTTCAAGCAGTTCAATAACCGTGGAAACGGCAACCAGCCCAAGCAGAAAAGGAAAACCGGATCCTTGGGCTCAGGATTCATCATCTCCCAGGACGGTTACGTGGTCACCAACAACCATGTAGTTGCCTCTGCAGATGAAATCACGGTCAAACTTCAGAACGACGGGCATGAATACCCGGCTAAAATCATAGGCCGTGACAAGGAAACAGACCTTGCCCTCTTGAAAATAAACGTAAAAAAAGACCTGCCCTTCCTTCAGTTCGCAAACTCGGAAAAGGCTGAGGTAGGTGAGTGGGTGCTGGCCATCGGCAATCCCTTCGGTCTGGGACACACTGTAACCAAAGGAATCATCAGTGCCAAAGGCCGCATTATCGGCGCAGGTCCCTTTGACAACTTCATCCAGACCGATGCCAGCATCAACCCCGGCAACTCAGGTGGTCCGCTCATCGATATGAAAGGACGTGTTATCGGTATAAACACAGCTATCATTGCCAGCGGTCAGGGAATCGGCTTTGCCATCCCCAGCAACATGGCTGAAAGCGTCATCTCCCAGCTCAAGACCGACCACAAGGTCAGCCGTGGCTGGCTCGGCGTAACCATTCAGGATGCCGATGCAAAGACCGCCAAGGCTCTCGGTCTCAAAGAAGAGAAAGGCGCGCTGGTCAACTCAGTCAATCCCGGTGATCCCGCAGACAAAGGCGGCATGAAGGTCGGCGACGTCATCCTTGAGGTTGACGGCGAAAAGATAGACGACACCAATGACCTGCTGCGTACCGTAGCAGCTCTGCCTCCGGGCAAATCCATAAACATTCAGGTCTGGCGCAAGGGACGTGAAAAGAACCTGCGTATCGTGCTGGGAGAACGCAGCGGGCACACTGTTGTTGCCGAAGCTGAAAAAATGTCTCCCAAGGCAGCCGAAGAAAACCTTGACGACCTCGGACTGGTTGTCCGCAGGGTCAACCGCAAGGCTGAAGCGGAATCACTGGGTCTGGAAAGGCCCGAAGGCTTGCTGGTCATCGAAGTGATGCAGGGCACTCCTGCTGAAGATGCAGCAGTAGCCGTGGGCGATGTCATACTTGAAGCCAACCAGCACAAGGTGAATTCCATAAAGGATCTGCAGAAGATCATCAACACCGAAGGCAAGAAGCGCGGACTGGTCATGCTGCTCC
- a CDS encoding dicarboxylate/amino acid:cation symporter, with translation MFSWYFKSNLLIRIIIGLVLGAIAGLVLGPEAKVLTPLGDVLVRSLKMIVMPVIVSTIIVGAGSVKPSQLGKVGAKCMAFYMLTTGFAVAIGLFFGNILQPGNGLELAADGAALKMAAPKATSFLDILINIIPKNPFAAITTGDVLSTIFFCIITGIAISVLRHSEDARIKNAGDSLFYLFEGLAEVMYLIINWVLQYVPIGVFALIAVVFGAQGSRAFGPLGVVVIATYLAFACHIFLVYGGGLLLFGVNPISFFKKIKTASIAAFVTRTSSGVLPISMEVADKELGVDKSIYSFSLPLGATINMDGTAIYQGVCALFIGYAIGEPLTASQQITVIGTTILASLGTAGIPGAGAIMLMIVLNSVGLEITAGSPTALAYAMIFGIDALLDMGRTCTNVTGDLAVTCAVANSENELNQEYWESSEATQQ, from the coding sequence ATGTTTTCTTGGTACTTCAAAAGCAACCTGTTGATCCGAATTATTATAGGTCTGGTACTGGGCGCCATTGCAGGGCTTGTTTTAGGTCCTGAAGCAAAAGTACTTACACCGCTGGGCGATGTACTGGTCCGGTCATTAAAAATGATTGTAATGCCTGTAATCGTTTCTACAATTATTGTAGGAGCCGGAAGCGTTAAACCCAGTCAGTTGGGTAAAGTCGGCGCTAAGTGCATGGCCTTTTATATGCTGACCACAGGTTTCGCGGTTGCTATCGGCCTCTTTTTCGGAAACATCCTCCAGCCCGGCAACGGCCTTGAACTGGCCGCCGATGGTGCAGCCCTTAAAATGGCAGCCCCCAAGGCAACATCATTCCTCGACATCCTGATCAATATCATTCCCAAAAACCCCTTTGCAGCCATCACCACCGGCGATGTCCTTTCCACTATCTTTTTCTGCATTATCACCGGGATCGCCATTTCCGTACTCCGCCACAGCGAAGACGCACGCATCAAAAATGCCGGAGATTCTCTTTTCTACCTCTTTGAAGGCCTTGCTGAAGTAATGTACCTGATCATCAACTGGGTACTGCAGTATGTTCCCATCGGGGTTTTTGCGCTCATTGCCGTAGTTTTCGGTGCTCAGGGTTCCAGAGCATTCGGTCCGCTCGGCGTGGTTGTCATTGCCACCTACCTTGCTTTCGCCTGCCATATCTTTTTAGTTTACGGCGGCGGGCTGTTGCTCTTCGGCGTGAACCCGATCTCATTTTTCAAAAAAATCAAGACCGCTTCCATTGCCGCTTTTGTAACCCGGACCAGTAGCGGCGTGCTTCCCATCAGCATGGAAGTTGCCGACAAAGAACTGGGGGTTGATAAAAGCATATACTCTTTCTCCCTGCCACTCGGTGCCACTATCAACATGGATGGAACCGCCATTTATCAGGGAGTATGCGCACTGTTCATCGGCTATGCCATCGGCGAACCTCTGACCGCCAGCCAGCAGATCACCGTCATCGGAACCACAATTCTGGCATCGCTCGGAACTGCGGGTATCCCCGGAGCAGGCGCAATCATGCTTATGATCGTGCTCAACTCCGTAGGACTGGAAATCACTGCCGGCTCCCCCACCGCACTGGCCTATGCCATGATCTTCGGCATTGACGCCCTGCTAGATATGGGCCGCACCTGTACCAATGTTACCGGAGACCTCGCTGTTACCTGCGCAGTAGCCAATAGCGAAAACGAACTTAATCAGGAATACTGGGAATCCAGCGAAGCCACCCAGCAATAA
- the corA gene encoding magnesium/cobalt transporter CorA, which translates to MARFLRDKEQKAGLPPGSLVFTGQHKISEPKIRIIEYNSSDLQETSLDPLESIPYCPYPAKAVWMNLDGVHDSELIKRIGDRFNISPMALEDILDTGQRPFIEEYQNYLFSTLKIFISGTSEQKIFSEQVCFVLGKNYLITFQEQPGPTFDAVLKRLSKAKSKIRQNNTDYLFYTLMDCVLENYLKVIEIIGERIEDLEEEVTTDPCPEHLESINFYRREIAYIRKSIRPVREIIMKMNKLNSEFISEDTLGYMKDLPNMIDQALDSLEIYKDILGDLFTTYNMYMGTRLNETMKFLTIFSTIFIPLTFIAGLYGMNFEVIPGLHNPHGFAISIGIMAAISGVMLILFKFKKWL; encoded by the coding sequence ATGGCAAGATTTCTAAGAGATAAGGAACAGAAGGCGGGTCTGCCTCCCGGTTCCCTGGTATTTACAGGTCAACACAAAATATCTGAGCCCAAAATCAGAATCATTGAATACAACAGCTCGGATTTACAGGAAACCTCTCTGGATCCATTAGAGTCTATTCCGTACTGCCCCTATCCGGCAAAAGCAGTATGGATGAATCTGGATGGAGTACATGACTCAGAGTTGATAAAAAGAATCGGTGACCGTTTCAATATTTCTCCCATGGCCTTGGAAGATATTCTGGATACGGGGCAACGCCCTTTTATTGAAGAGTACCAGAATTATCTTTTTTCGACGTTAAAAATATTCATATCCGGTACTTCCGAGCAAAAAATTTTTTCCGAACAGGTCTGCTTTGTTTTGGGTAAGAACTATCTGATCACATTTCAGGAACAACCCGGCCCAACTTTTGATGCTGTCCTCAAGAGGCTTTCAAAAGCAAAAAGCAAAATCAGGCAGAACAATACAGATTATCTTTTCTACACACTTATGGACTGCGTTCTTGAAAACTACTTGAAAGTAATAGAGATCATAGGTGAAAGGATCGAAGACCTCGAAGAAGAAGTTACAACAGACCCATGTCCCGAGCACTTGGAAAGCATCAATTTTTACCGCCGCGAGATTGCTTATATTCGAAAGTCCATCAGACCTGTGCGGGAAATAATTATGAAAATGAATAAACTTAATTCCGAATTCATCTCCGAGGACACTCTTGGCTACATGAAAGACCTGCCCAACATGATAGATCAGGCACTGGATTCACTTGAGATATACAAAGACATCCTTGGCGATTTATTCACTACCTACAACATGTACATGGGCACCCGCTTGAATGAGACAATGAAATTTCTGACCATTTTTTCAACAATCTTTATCCCCCTGACCTTCATAGCCGGTTTATACGGCATGAATTTCGAAGTGATACCCGGACTGCATAATCCTCACGGTTTTGCCATCTCTATCGGGATTATGGCCGCAATATCAGGTGTGATGCTGATATTATTCAAATTTAAAAAATGGCTTTAG
- a CDS encoding 1,4-dihydroxy-2-naphthoate polyprenyltransferase, protein MKIKLKSWILAIRPKTLSAALCPVMVGTSLAVLDDSFKFIPALLCLLFALLIQIGTNFANDYYDFIKGADTEERLGPKRVTASGLISLNRMRTMTAVVFLLAFAVGLGLVPYGGWKLLVVGIISIALGYGYTAGPFPLAYLGLGEIFVLIFFGWVAVGFTYMVQAGGFNSIVFLAGTAVGALSTNLLVVNNLRYVDTDVKANKRTLAVRFGRKFTAHEYRAWFALAMFCTIVMAIILRSFLLLLPLAVMPLGAGLCVKIGKPQTGPVYITMLGQTSLVLVFYCVLASFSLILI, encoded by the coding sequence ATGAAAATTAAATTAAAATCGTGGATTCTGGCTATCCGGCCCAAAACACTTTCGGCAGCTTTATGTCCTGTTATGGTCGGAACATCTTTGGCTGTACTGGACGATAGCTTTAAGTTTATCCCGGCACTGCTTTGTCTTCTGTTTGCGCTTCTGATTCAGATCGGAACCAATTTCGCTAATGATTATTATGATTTCATAAAAGGTGCTGATACGGAAGAACGTTTGGGACCAAAACGGGTCACTGCTTCAGGCCTGATTTCCTTGAATAGAATGAGAACCATGACAGCTGTAGTCTTTTTACTGGCTTTCGCGGTTGGACTGGGACTTGTTCCTTATGGAGGCTGGAAATTACTGGTCGTGGGCATCATCTCCATCGCGCTGGGTTATGGTTATACCGCTGGGCCATTTCCCTTGGCTTATCTGGGATTGGGTGAAATTTTCGTACTGATATTCTTCGGATGGGTGGCTGTAGGATTTACCTACATGGTGCAGGCAGGCGGATTCAATTCCATAGTTTTTCTGGCGGGGACAGCTGTGGGTGCTTTGAGTACCAATTTGCTTGTGGTAAATAATCTCCGCTATGTTGATACAGATGTGAAGGCCAATAAACGCACGCTCGCTGTTCGTTTTGGGCGAAAGTTTACTGCACATGAATATCGTGCATGGTTTGCCCTTGCTATGTTTTGTACCATTGTTATGGCAATAATTTTGAGATCCTTTTTGTTGCTCCTTCCTTTGGCGGTTATGCCTTTGGGGGCAGGACTTTGCGTCAAAATAGGGAAGCCGCAAACCGGGCCAGTCTACATAACTATGCTGGGACAAACTTCATTGGTTCTGGTCTTTTATTGCGTTTTGGCGAGCTTCAGCCTGATTTTAATCTGA
- a CDS encoding aminotransferase class V-fold PLP-dependent enzyme — protein sequence MKFSRREFLSAGLGLGSVLIIPDFGLAKGSPKTDTGSPATTKVQALKEIEAFIQKCATEGKQFSADKLAADNNAQWDRLVNHYFDRKKYTCLSVNSANLCPSMKPVQDMVDLVQDMLAKDISFPMRGELAEASLGHGLEAMKKWFGLEKQKYEADYLMALVANSTQGNNFINNGLVTSGFFDPQKDNVVVWDVNHPTNYQAWEYRRATQGWAKDSVRVVRTKMFANSVTASEAAQGILPGDPANEDEIIKAILTKVDKNTKVVTLSWQSNECGILLPMARIVNELRKINKHMHIHADSAQTLGVLDLKLGDLDVDSITGSYHKWPCGPKMVGVLYMNNKTGAAERFVPSEWGYDEHIMTPEDYGFKASCGQIDPNAKRFSYLGQQNDATLVSTWMAALFHTGKFHPQVNPEKIEKRIHYLGSRAKEALLRKLPDIYPDFKTKYAYKWISTPTTNDNLRSSVFLFKTPDKIKAGDVVKNVYEQHQIAIANLHVLGHDLVRISPTFCNTAADVEDAVGATVDVIKAMIQGKLANNTVNRSYA from the coding sequence ATGAAATTTTCCCGTCGGGAATTCTTAAGCGCCGGACTTGGGCTCGGCAGTGTGTTGATAATCCCTGATTTCGGTCTGGCCAAGGGTAGCCCGAAAACCGATACAGGCTCGCCCGCAACGACAAAAGTTCAGGCCCTGAAAGAAATTGAAGCCTTCATCCAGAAATGCGCAACTGAAGGTAAACAATTCAGTGCAGATAAGCTCGCAGCCGACAACAATGCACAATGGGACCGACTGGTAAATCACTATTTTGACCGTAAAAAATACACCTGTCTCTCAGTGAACTCTGCCAACCTGTGCCCATCCATGAAACCTGTCCAGGATATGGTTGATCTTGTCCAGGACATGCTGGCCAAGGATATTTCCTTCCCGATGCGTGGAGAACTTGCTGAGGCAAGCCTTGGTCACGGCCTTGAGGCCATGAAAAAATGGTTTGGACTGGAAAAACAGAAATATGAAGCCGACTATCTCATGGCCTTGGTCGCCAACAGCACTCAGGGTAACAACTTTATCAACAACGGACTGGTCACTTCCGGTTTCTTCGATCCGCAAAAGGACAACGTGGTCGTATGGGATGTAAACCACCCCACCAACTATCAGGCATGGGAATATCGCCGGGCCACACAAGGGTGGGCGAAGGATTCGGTGAGGGTTGTGAGAACGAAAATGTTCGCAAACAGCGTAACCGCATCCGAAGCCGCACAGGGGATTCTCCCCGGTGACCCCGCAAACGAAGATGAAATAATCAAGGCAATTCTCACAAAGGTGGACAAAAACACCAAGGTGGTCACCCTGTCATGGCAATCCAATGAATGCGGAATACTGCTGCCAATGGCACGGATTGTTAATGAGCTTCGCAAAATCAACAAACACATGCACATTCATGCCGATAGCGCCCAGACTCTTGGGGTTCTCGATCTTAAGCTCGGAGATCTCGATGTAGACAGTATTACCGGAAGCTATCACAAGTGGCCTTGCGGTCCAAAAATGGTCGGCGTGCTGTACATGAACAACAAAACCGGAGCCGCAGAAAGATTTGTCCCCAGCGAATGGGGCTACGATGAGCACATCATGACCCCGGAAGATTATGGTTTTAAAGCCTCCTGCGGACAGATTGATCCTAATGCCAAACGTTTTTCGTATTTAGGACAACAAAACGATGCTACCCTTGTCTCTACATGGATGGCTGCCCTTTTTCATACTGGGAAATTCCATCCGCAGGTAAACCCGGAAAAGATAGAAAAACGCATTCACTATCTCGGTTCACGGGCGAAGGAGGCTTTGCTGAGAAAACTTCCTGACATTTATCCTGATTTCAAAACCAAATATGCTTATAAATGGATTTCCACACCCACAACCAATGACAATTTACGCAGCTCGGTTTTCCTCTTCAAGACTCCTGACAAGATAAAGGCCGGTGATGTGGTTAAAAATGTTTACGAGCAGCATCAGATCGCCATCGCCAACCTGCATGTGCTCGGACATGACCTTGTGCGCATTTCACCTACCTTCTGCAATACCGCAGCAGATGTTGAGGATGCGGTCGGAGCCACTGTAGATGTGATAAAAGCCATGATCCAAGGAAAACTGGCAAACAACACTGTCAACAGGTCTTACGCCTGA
- a CDS encoding sigma-70 family RNA polymerase sigma factor — protein MIVLSLEQKTIVNIIRKCTEGDRSSWNTFVEKYSGIIYFTINNTLNSKLKFYSQHHADDICQNVFLRLVQNDRSLLKKYDPQKAKLTTWLMVISRSVTMDFLRKGVYCLAPLDDFINELEAPADPVQEGLDIPEQLLSPRQKLIVKLYFEDGLDISEISDFIGIKEQSVRSAKHKALIKLRSYHGVSEDSYALTR, from the coding sequence GTGATTGTTTTGAGCTTAGAACAAAAAACAATAGTAAATATTATCAGAAAGTGTACTGAAGGAGATAGGTCTTCTTGGAATACTTTTGTAGAGAAATATTCTGGAATAATCTATTTTACTATCAATAATACATTAAATAGCAAGCTTAAATTTTACTCTCAGCATCATGCTGATGATATTTGCCAGAACGTTTTCCTGCGTCTTGTACAGAATGATAGAAGTCTGTTAAAGAAATATGATCCGCAAAAAGCCAAACTTACGACTTGGCTAATGGTCATATCCAGAAGTGTTACAATGGATTTTTTGCGCAAGGGAGTGTATTGTCTAGCTCCCTTAGATGATTTCATTAACGAGCTTGAAGCTCCTGCAGATCCGGTTCAGGAAGGATTGGATATCCCGGAGCAGCTGCTTTCGCCTCGCCAGAAGCTGATAGTGAAGCTTTATTTTGAGGACGGGCTGGATATTTCAGAAATTTCCGATTTCATCGGAATTAAGGAACAGTCGGTCAGGAGTGCCAAGCATAAGGCCCTGATCAAACTGCGTTCCTACCACGGAGTCAGTGAGGATTCTTATGCGCTGACCCGTTAG
- a CDS encoding zf-HC2 domain-containing protein, with translation MDGTGRKKCSRTEKDLPFGPTPACPEIDEICMYLDGTATDEQVSSLEAHFAECQSCRKAVVEMKRSLKGAVVAPFGGHCIEKAKELVQEKNSDNDNDREFKVMA, from the coding sequence ATGGACGGAACCGGACGTAAAAAATGCAGCCGCACGGAGAAGGACCTTCCTTTCGGCCCTACTCCTGCCTGCCCGGAAATTGATGAGATATGCATGTATCTCGATGGAACTGCTACCGATGAACAGGTCAGCAGCCTTGAGGCTCACTTCGCCGAATGCCAGTCCTGCAGAAAGGCTGTCGTAGAGATGAAGCGTAGCCTCAAAGGAGCGGTAGTCGCCCCTTTTGGCGGACATTGCATTGAAAAAGCCAAGGAGCTTGTTCAGGAAAAAAATTCTGATAACGATAATGACCGGGAGTTCAAGGTCATGGCGTGA
- a CDS encoding flagellar hook capping FlgD N-terminal domain-containing protein yields the protein MIEATTYLNSVNKNAEPKIPSKDLNKDAFLKLFVTQLTNQDPVNPMDNKEQLAQLAQFSTVERLTNISKAMEGLTESVNELKGLNATGYIGKSVMAKGFAVSKKGSEISSVNISFPATCKFVYVDIYDKDGALIRSDELGGMNAGKVDYKWDGKDKDGNAVEDGQYNIAVRAETPKGKKVLASTEISGKIKAVNMAGGQNILELEDGRKVLLSNVTRVVA from the coding sequence ATGATCGAAGCTACCACGTATTTAAATAGTGTAAACAAGAATGCCGAACCTAAGATTCCAAGCAAGGATCTTAATAAAGACGCTTTCCTGAAGCTTTTCGTCACCCAACTGACTAATCAGGATCCCGTCAATCCCATGGACAACAAGGAACAGCTGGCTCAGCTGGCCCAGTTTTCCACCGTTGAAAGACTCACCAATATCTCCAAGGCAATGGAAGGCCTGACTGAAAGCGTCAACGAACTGAAAGGACTTAACGCCACCGGCTATATAGGCAAAAGCGTTATGGCCAAAGGTTTTGCTGTGTCCAAAAAAGGTTCTGAAATTTCTTCAGTCAATATCTCTTTCCCTGCAACTTGCAAGTTTGTCTATGTAGACATTTACGACAAAGACGGTGCGCTGATCCGTTCTGACGAACTGGGCGGTATGAATGCCGGAAAAGTTGATTATAAATGGGATGGTAAAGATAAAGACGGAAATGCCGTAGAAGACGGCCAGTACAATATCGCAGTCCGCGCTGAAACCCCTAAAGGTAAAAAAGTTCTCGCTTCAACTGAAATCTCCGGAAAGATCAAGGCCGTGAATATGGCTGGAGGTCAGAACATTCTGGAGCTTGAAGACGGCCGCAAGGTGCTTTTGTCCAACGTGACAAGAGTTGTTGCTTAA
- a CDS encoding flagellar hook-basal body complex protein, with translation MGLKGSMYNGISGIRAHSEAMSIIGNNLANGNTIGFKGARTSFEDAFYSAINTGGGIGQVGHGVGIASIYGDFKQGPFEPSSEATNVAIGGKGFFTVRHPDTDATYYTRAGNFIFNKQGVLTDPHGYVVQGWKVNPNSESGKPDIIGSPTDIVLDRFQSPPVRTSEIAMTVNLSSKAEDKCNVTGQPFFSLHQTWNGKNNPPIPADRYAFQNTIKTFDESGTSHDLTIYFDPVKDNTVTTDAAGNRVYEFIVTVPPGEDGRTINGTALNTTSAAGLLMTGTMTFNPRGEMIGMSSFSLKDSATGGMQDLTNWVPSPMSDEGKPIFTANFLGKANANLATDPDANPITLDFGLSNGSNPPTWSTPTPADASAVGNTLANIPNFTTPKRSASYSTSYDTGNARNSQSQNGYGAGFLQAVEVDRDGVVTGRYSNGQVLDLYVLTLANFNNQYCLRREGGNLFSSTRDSGSALTGRAGTGPLGAIASNKLEQSNVDVGDEMVKLITTQRGFQANSKAITTADQLLGELIQLKR, from the coding sequence ATGGGCTTAAAAGGATCAATGTACAACGGTATCAGCGGCATCCGTGCTCACAGTGAAGCTATGAGCATTATCGGCAACAACCTTGCCAACGGCAACACCATCGGGTTCAAGGGCGCGCGCACTTCATTTGAGGATGCATTTTACAGCGCGATCAATACGGGTGGCGGGATTGGACAGGTCGGCCATGGCGTCGGCATCGCATCCATTTACGGTGACTTCAAGCAGGGGCCCTTTGAGCCTTCTTCCGAAGCTACGAACGTTGCGATCGGCGGTAAGGGCTTTTTCACCGTCCGCCACCCGGACACTGATGCGACTTATTACACCCGTGCCGGAAATTTCATTTTCAATAAGCAAGGGGTGCTCACTGATCCCCACGGCTATGTGGTGCAGGGTTGGAAAGTCAATCCCAATTCTGAAAGCGGAAAACCGGACATCATCGGTTCCCCCACAGATATAGTATTGGATAGATTCCAGTCTCCCCCTGTACGCACTTCCGAAATTGCCATGACCGTCAATCTCAGCTCAAAGGCTGAGGACAAGTGCAACGTGACCGGTCAGCCGTTTTTCTCACTGCATCAAACCTGGAATGGTAAAAACAATCCTCCCATCCCGGCGGACCGCTACGCTTTTCAAAATACCATCAAGACTTTTGATGAAAGCGGAACCTCACATGACCTGACCATCTACTTTGATCCGGTCAAGGACAATACTGTGACCACTGATGCTGCCGGTAACAGGGTTTACGAGTTTATCGTTACCGTGCCTCCCGGAGAAGACGGAAGGACCATTAACGGAACAGCTCTTAATACCACTTCCGCAGCAGGTCTGCTCATGACCGGAACCATGACGTTCAACCCACGCGGTGAAATGATCGGTATGAGTTCCTTTTCACTTAAAGATAGTGCCACAGGCGGAATGCAGGACCTAACCAACTGGGTTCCTTCGCCCATGTCCGATGAAGGTAAGCCTATCTTCACTGCAAACTTTCTCGGGAAAGCCAACGCAAACCTTGCTACTGATCCGGATGCTAACCCGATCACCCTTGATTTCGGCTTGAGCAACGGCAGTAATCCGCCAACATGGTCTACCCCGACACCTGCCGATGCTTCTGCCGTAGGTAATACCTTAGCGAATATTCCCAATTTCACTACTCCCAAGCGTAGTGCCTCCTATTCAACTTCCTATGATACCGGAAACGCCCGTAACTCCCAGTCTCAGAACGGTTACGGGGCAGGTTTTCTACAGGCTGTAGAGGTCGACCGCGACGGTGTTGTCACCGGTCGTTACTCAAACGGGCAGGTGCTCGATCTCTATGTGCTCACCCTCGCCAACTTCAACAACCAGTACTGCTTGCGCCGGGAAGGAGGAAACCTTTTCTCAAGTACCCGCGATTCCGGTTCGGCCCTGACCGGACGTGCCGGAACAGGACCGTTGGGCGCCATCGCCTCCAACAAGCTGGAGCAATCCAACGTTGATGTTGGGGATGAAATGGTCAAACTGATCACCACTCAGCGCGGTTTTCAGGCCAACAGTAAAGCCATCACCACAGCGGATCAGCTTTTAGGCGAATTGATTCAGTTGAAGCGATAG